Proteins found in one Nitratiruptor sp. SB155-2 genomic segment:
- the nuoK gene encoding NADH-quinone oxidoreductase subunit NuoK produces the protein MITLTHYLILSAILFSIALVGILRRKNLLMLFFATEIALNAVNIALAAFSKYYGDLTGQLFAFFIIAIAASEVAVGLGLLIIWYKRRGTIDLDSLQSMNG, from the coding sequence ATGATTACGTTGACACATTATCTCATATTGTCTGCCATACTGTTTAGTATAGCGCTTGTAGGTATTTTACGAAGAAAAAATCTATTAATGCTCTTTTTTGCGACAGAAATTGCACTCAATGCTGTAAACATTGCATTAGCTGCATTTTCGAAATATTATGGGGACTTAACAGGCCAACTTTTCGCATTTTTCATTATAGCCATTGCGGCTAGTGAAGTGGCAGTTGGTCTTGGACTTTTGATTATATGGTACAAACGTAGAGGCACTATCGATCTCGACAGCCTCCAATCTATGAATGGGTAA